One Coffea arabica cultivar ET-39 chromosome 5e, Coffea Arabica ET-39 HiFi, whole genome shotgun sequence DNA segment encodes these proteins:
- the LOC140007036 gene encoding uncharacterized protein encodes MHKTLRVNMPFSEVLANIPAYAKFLKEIVSPIKKLEDLVEVSLTKECSAVLQNCLPIKMKDPASFTVPCQFEHILVDKCLCDLGSSVNLMPLSFFRKLKFANLGPTQVIVQLVDHLVCYPVGIVEDLLVKVSKFYFPTDFLVLDMEEDISMSIILGRGFLATGEATLDLLKGKLTLRVGKKKEEFNIFEPLKYSSYAGSCSYIIASNDLHAENMY; translated from the coding sequence ATGCACAAGACACTTCGAGTGAACATGCCTTTTTCTGAAGTTCTTGCTAATATACCTGCTTAtgcaaagttcttgaaggaGATAGTGTCTCCTATAAAGAAGTTAGAAGACTTGGTAGAGGTGTCACTTACTAAGGAATGCAGTGCAGTACTACAAAATTGTCTTCCTATCAAGATGAAAGATCCAGCGAGTTTTACTGTGCCTTGCCAATTTGAACATATTCTTGTTGATAAATGTTTGTGTGACCTTGGATCTAGTGTTAATTTGATGCCTCTATCATTTTTTAGGAAATTAAAGTTTGCCAATTTAGGGCCTACTCAAGTGATTGTACAACTAGTTGATCATTTAGTATGTTATCCTGTTGGTATTGTAGAAGATCTGTTAGTTAAAGTCagtaaattttattttcctaCTGATTTTCTTGTTCTTGACATGGAGGAGGATATTTCTATGTCAATTATCCTTGGTAGAGGGTTCTTAGCTACGGGGGAAGCTACTCTAGACTTATTAAAAGGGAAATTGACTTTGAGGGTTggtaaaaagaaagaagaatttAATATCTTTGAACCCTTAAAATACTCTTCGTATGCGGGGTCTTGTTcctatatcattgcttctaatgaTTTGCATGCTGAAAATATGTATTAG